In one window of Paracoccus saliphilus DNA:
- a CDS encoding lysozyme inhibitor LprI family protein, with the protein MRGLVIAFTVIAGGAMAQDAELPAFDPTLLETCLDNASLRAEQGDDKDAESCIGVAAEQCMEGEGGYSTSGMFQCLQQESDWWDARLNDSYSALMASAENMDREAAEGDSPAGEQAPLLKDMQRRWIEFRDAACAYEYSRWGMGSGRIPAGENCHMILTARQALWLEEYRREDGGN; encoded by the coding sequence ATGCGGGGACTCGTCATTGCATTCACGGTGATCGCGGGTGGGGCGATGGCGCAGGATGCCGAGCTGCCTGCCTTTGACCCGACTCTGCTGGAGACCTGCCTCGACAACGCCTCGCTACGCGCCGAGCAAGGCGACGACAAGGACGCGGAAAGCTGCATCGGCGTGGCCGCCGAGCAATGCATGGAAGGAGAGGGCGGTTATTCGACCTCTGGGATGTTCCAATGCCTGCAGCAAGAATCGGATTGGTGGGACGCGCGTCTGAACGATTCCTATTCCGCGTTGATGGCATCGGCGGAGAACATGGATCGCGAAGCCGCCGAGGGGGACTCTCCCGCTGGCGAGCAGGCACCGTTGCTGAAGGATATGCAGCGGCGCTGGATCGAGTTTCGTGACGCCGCCTGTGCCTATGAATATTCGCGGTGGGGCATGGGCTCGGGCCGGATTCCCGCCGGAGAGAATTGCCATATGATCCTGACCGCAAGGCAGGCGCTCTGGCTGGAGGAGTATCGCCGTGAGGATGGTGGAAACTGA
- a CDS encoding lysozyme inhibitor LprI family protein, whose translation MKLTRSITIAAFAINLNALPVFAGDASGLDPAAIDQCIEAGEGGDCADAGMQACREYAETKYTGDDPDFVEKNCLDASHQAWEAKLSDIYQALLDKEGDAGIKPQEMLRQTEHAWIGFRDSLCNYAMEAAKAREAGGDLARLKCQRDEAARHWALLNTRLEGMRE comes from the coding sequence ATGAAGCTGACGAGATCGATCACGATTGCCGCTTTCGCCATCAACCTCAACGCGTTGCCTGTCTTCGCCGGCGATGCCTCGGGGTTGGACCCGGCGGCGATCGACCAATGCATCGAGGCGGGAGAGGGCGGCGATTGCGCGGATGCCGGAATGCAGGCTTGCCGTGAATATGCAGAGACGAAATATACTGGGGACGATCCCGATTTCGTCGAGAAGAACTGTCTCGACGCCTCGCATCAGGCTTGGGAAGCCAAGTTGAGCGATATTTATCAGGCGCTGTTGGACAAAGAGGGCGACGCCGGGATCAAACCCCAGGAAATGCTGCGCCAGACCGAGCATGCCTGGATCGGTTTCCGTGATAGCCTGTGCAATTATGCGATGGAAGCGGCCAAAGCGCGCGAGGCAGGCGGTGATCTCGCCCGGTTGAAATGCCAAAGGGACGAGGCCGCGCGGCATTGGGCACTGCTGAATACCCGTCTGGAGGGGATGCGGGAATGA
- a CDS encoding AMP-binding protein: MTTLTCHDYPALRRDFRWDFPARLNMADQCLSHHGSRVAIIEYDGTPHPVTYAELAQMAATLAHALQAQRGERVAVLRTQSAWTAAAHLAVWKSAAISIPLFKLFGPEALELRLRDAGVRTVIADAEGREMLRSFPDLRVIVPEDGLPEAGPFAPLPTGPEDPAVIIYTSGTTGAPKGALHGHRVLTGHLPGVEMSHDLLGQPGDCLWTPADWAWIGGLFDVLMPGLALGVPVVAVRMPKFDPSEMTRLIADCGVRNIFFPPTALKMLKAADISITGLRSVASGGETLGAEMLDWGWQAFGLTINEFYGQTECNMVASSTASMFAARPGSIGKAVPGFDVQVIDESGQPTDAEGDIAVRRGAGSMMLEYWNRPDATAEKFRGEWLVTGDRGVIEDGYIRFVGRDDDVITSAGYRIGPSEIEDCLLKHPAVAQAGVVGKPDPVRTEIVKAYIVLRDGFDPSTDLASELQSHAKRFSAAHSYPREIAFLDALPMTVTGKVMRRELRNLAIAEIEGGSDG, translated from the coding sequence ATGACCACATTGACCTGCCATGACTATCCGGCACTGCGGCGCGATTTCCGTTGGGATTTCCCCGCCCGTCTGAACATGGCCGATCAATGCCTGTCGCATCATGGATCGCGCGTGGCGATCATCGAATATGACGGCACGCCGCATCCCGTGACCTATGCGGAACTGGCGCAAATGGCCGCGACATTGGCCCATGCATTGCAGGCGCAGCGGGGCGAGCGGGTGGCGGTTCTGCGCACGCAATCGGCCTGGACGGCGGCGGCGCATCTGGCAGTGTGGAAATCGGCGGCGATCTCGATCCCGTTGTTCAAGCTGTTCGGTCCCGAGGCGCTGGAACTGCGTCTGCGCGATGCCGGTGTCCGCACGGTGATCGCCGATGCCGAGGGGCGCGAGATGCTGCGCAGTTTCCCCGATCTTCGGGTGATCGTGCCCGAAGACGGGTTGCCTGAGGCAGGCCCCTTCGCCCCCCTGCCGACGGGCCCTGAAGACCCTGCGGTGATCATCTATACATCAGGCACGACCGGGGCACCCAAGGGCGCGCTGCATGGTCACCGCGTGCTGACCGGCCATCTGCCGGGCGTCGAGATGAGCCACGACCTGCTCGGCCAGCCCGGCGATTGCCTGTGGACGCCTGCGGATTGGGCATGGATCGGCGGATTGTTCGACGTGCTGATGCCGGGACTCGCGCTTGGCGTGCCGGTGGTGGCGGTCCGGATGCCCAAATTCGATCCTTCCGAAATGACCCGGCTGATCGCCGATTGCGGGGTGCGGAACATCTTTTTCCCACCGACCGCGCTGAAAATGTTGAAGGCCGCCGATATCTCCATCACCGGGTTGCGCTCGGTCGCATCCGGCGGAGAGACGCTCGGGGCCGAGATGCTGGATTGGGGGTGGCAGGCCTTTGGCCTGACGATCAACGAATTCTACGGCCAGACCGAATGCAACATGGTGGCTTCCTCGACCGCGTCGATGTTCGCCGCCCGTCCGGGGTCGATCGGCAAGGCCGTGCCGGGCTTCGATGTGCAGGTGATCGACGAAAGCGGCCAGCCGACCGATGCCGAGGGCGATATCGCCGTGCGGCGCGGGGCCGGGTCGATGATGCTGGAATACTGGAACCGCCCCGACGCGACGGCCGAGAAATTCCGCGGCGAGTGGCTGGTGACCGGTGACCGTGGCGTGATCGAGGATGGCTATATCCGCTTTGTGGGACGCGACGATGACGTGATCACATCGGCGGGCTATCGCATCGGCCCCTCCGAGATCGAGGATTGCCTGCTGAAACATCCCGCGGTCGCGCAGGCGGGGGTCGTCGGCAAGCCCGATCCCGTAAGAACGGAAATCGTCAAGGCTTACATCGTGTTGCGGGACGGGTTCGATCCATCGACAGATCTGGCCTCCGAGTTGCAATCCCACGCCAAACGATTTTCTGCCGCGCATTCCTACCCGCGCGAGATCGCCTTTCTCGACGCCCTTCCGATGACCGTGACCGGCAAGGTGATGCGGCGGGAATTGCGGAATCTGGCGATTGCCGAAATCGAGGGAGGCAGCGATGGATAG
- a CDS encoding carboxyl transferase domain-containing protein: MKLKSAALTTSDAFKANREAHVALLATAREAAEAAAAGGGTKSMERHVSRGKMPPRERVANLLDPGSPFLEIGATAAHGMYDGAAPGAGVIAGIGRVHGQDVMVVANDATVKGGTYYPISVKKHLRAQEIAAECHLPCVYLVDSGGANLPNQDEVFPDRDHFGRIFYNQAQMSAKGIPQIAVVMGSCTAGGAYVPAMSDVTIIVRDQGTIFLAGPPLVKAATGEVVTAEDLGGGDVHTRLSGVADYLAEDDAHALAQARRAIGNLNRRMPESVLWQSPEPPAYDPDEILGVVPADLRTPYDIREVIARTVDGSRFDEFKARFGETLVTGFAHVEGCPVGIVANNGVLFSEAAQKGAHFIELCSQRGIPLVFLQNITGFMVGRKYENEGIARHGAKMVTAVATSSVPKITMLVGGSFGAGNYGMAGRAYSPRFLWTWPNSRISVMGGEQAAGVLATVKRDGIERQGGSWSAEEEAEFKRPTIEMFERQSHPLYASARLWDDGIIDPRKSREVLALSLRASLNAPIEPTRFGVFRM; encoded by the coding sequence ATGAAACTCAAATCCGCAGCCCTGACCACGTCCGACGCATTCAAGGCCAATCGCGAAGCGCATGTGGCCCTGCTCGCCACCGCTCGCGAGGCCGCCGAGGCAGCCGCCGCCGGGGGCGGGACCAAGTCGATGGAGCGCCATGTCAGCCGCGGCAAGATGCCTCCGCGCGAACGGGTGGCGAACCTGCTCGATCCCGGCTCGCCCTTTCTCGAAATTGGCGCGACGGCGGCGCATGGCATGTATGATGGCGCGGCGCCCGGTGCCGGTGTGATTGCCGGGATCGGGCGGGTTCATGGCCAGGACGTGATGGTCGTCGCCAATGACGCGACGGTGAAGGGCGGCACCTATTACCCGATATCGGTGAAAAAACACCTCCGCGCCCAAGAGATCGCGGCGGAATGCCATCTGCCCTGCGTCTACCTTGTGGATAGCGGCGGCGCGAACCTGCCCAACCAGGACGAGGTCTTTCCCGACCGCGATCATTTCGGACGCATCTTTTACAATCAGGCGCAGATGTCGGCCAAGGGCATTCCGCAGATCGCCGTGGTCATGGGCTCCTGCACCGCGGGCGGCGCCTATGTGCCCGCCATGTCGGATGTGACGATCATCGTCCGCGATCAGGGCACGATCTTCCTCGCCGGTCCACCGCTGGTCAAGGCCGCCACCGGAGAGGTCGTGACGGCCGAGGATCTGGGCGGCGGCGACGTCCATACCCGCCTGTCCGGCGTCGCCGATTATCTGGCCGAGGACGATGCCCATGCGCTCGCGCAGGCCCGTCGCGCCATCGGCAATCTCAACCGCCGGATGCCCGAAAGCGTCCTCTGGCAATCGCCCGAACCCCCGGCTTATGACCCCGACGAGATCCTCGGAGTGGTGCCCGCCGATCTGCGTACACCCTATGACATCCGCGAGGTGATAGCCCGCACCGTGGACGGCTCGCGCTTCGACGAGTTCAAGGCGCGTTTCGGCGAGACGCTGGTGACGGGTTTCGCCCATGTCGAGGGCTGCCCGGTCGGCATTGTCGCCAATAACGGCGTGCTGTTCTCGGAAGCAGCGCAGAAAGGCGCGCATTTCATCGAGCTTTGCTCGCAACGCGGCATTCCGCTGGTGTTCCTGCAGAACATCACCGGCTTCATGGTCGGCCGGAAATACGAGAACGAGGGCATCGCCCGCCACGGCGCCAAGATGGTGACGGCGGTCGCCACGAGTTCGGTGCCCAAGATCACCATGCTGGTCGGCGGCTCTTTCGGGGCGGGGAACTATGGCATGGCGGGCCGCGCCTATTCGCCCCGCTTCCTGTGGACATGGCCCAATAGCCGGATCTCGGTGATGGGCGGGGAACAGGCGGCGGGCGTGCTGGCCACCGTCAAGCGCGACGGGATCGAGCGGCAGGGCGGCAGCTGGTCCGCCGAGGAAGAGGCGGAATTCAAGCGCCCCACGATCGAGATGTTCGAGCGCCAGTCGCACCCGCTCTATGCCTCGGCGCGGCTTTGGGATGACGGCATCATCGACCCGCGGAAAAGCCGCGAGGTGCTGGCCCTGTCGCTGCGCGCCAGCCTGAACGCGCCGATTGAACCGACGCGCTTCGGTGTCTTCCGGATGTGA
- a CDS encoding O-acetyl-ADP-ribose deacetylase: MIRVWQGDITTLTVDAIVNAANETLLGGGGVDGAIHRAAGPGLLEECRRIGGCPTGEARITGGYDLPARHVIHTVGPIWRGGDQGEDDLLASAYRNSLMLAREHGFASIAFPAISTGIYGFPPDRAARIAVETIREHGESFQVTLVAFDHAAARYLEEALG; this comes from the coding sequence ATGATACGGGTCTGGCAGGGAGATATCACCACATTGACCGTTGATGCCATCGTCAACGCGGCCAACGAGACGCTGCTTGGCGGCGGCGGTGTCGATGGAGCGATCCATCGCGCGGCAGGGCCCGGCTTGCTGGAGGAATGCCGCAGGATCGGTGGCTGCCCGACGGGGGAGGCGCGCATCACCGGCGGCTACGATCTGCCCGCCCGGCATGTCATCCATACGGTCGGCCCGATCTGGCGAGGGGGTGATCAGGGCGAGGACGACCTGCTTGCCTCGGCCTATCGCAACAGCCTCATGCTGGCCCGCGAGCACGGGTTCGCCAGCATCGCCTTCCCGGCGATCTCGACCGGCATCTACGGTTTTCCACCCGACCGCGCCGCTCGTATCGCCGTCGAGACGATCCGGGAACATGGCGAATCCTTTCAGGTGACGCTGGTCGCCTTTGACCACGCTGCTGCCCGGTATCTCGAAGAGGCGCTCGGATGA
- a CDS encoding acetyl-CoA carboxylase biotin carboxylase subunit: MFQKILIANRGEIACRVIVSCRRMGVASVAVYSDADRAARHVAMADEAVHLGGPAPADSYLQGDRIIEAAKATGAQAIHPGYGFLSENPDFVDAVEAAGLVFIGPSAKAIRAMGLKDAAKALMEEAGVPVVPGYHGADQDPAHLAQEAGRIGYPVLIKAVAGGGGKGMRRVDDPGEFADALASAQSEARNAFGNPDVLIEKYILQPRHIEVQVFGDGHRAVHLFERDCSLQRRHQKVIEEAPAPGMTPEMRKVMGAAATRAAEAIGYKGAGTIEFIVDGSEGLRPDGFWFMEMNTRLQVEHPVTEAITGIDLVEWQLRVASGEPLPARQEDLRITGHAFEARLYAEDVPAGFLPATGRLAHLQFPDAARIETGVRQGDAISPWYDPMIAKIVTHGPTRAVALRALESALVDTEVAGSVTNLDFLIALTRHEGFREGEVDTGLIGSDLDALVAAAEADPRVRALAVVGLAGLADPQVKGGATLWQPLRRTIAWEGGEAVLEVLGPGAARVTLDGTGHEVRWQGGRWWVDETLMRHRIVSHDAGVSVFGGRTVHLVPLDPLARDAAAAGDEVTLAPMPGLVKSVHVKAGQAVKAGDRLAVLEAMKMEHSLTAWRDGVVAEVMASAGDQVEAGAPLIRLEEEEE; encoded by the coding sequence ATGTTCCAGAAGATCCTGATTGCCAATCGCGGCGAAATCGCCTGCCGTGTCATTGTTTCCTGCCGCCGCATGGGCGTTGCAAGCGTCGCCGTCTATTCCGATGCCGACCGCGCCGCCCGCCATGTCGCCATGGCTGACGAGGCCGTGCATCTGGGCGGACCCGCTCCGGCTGACAGTTACCTGCAAGGTGACCGGATCATCGAAGCCGCCAAGGCCACCGGGGCGCAGGCGATCCATCCCGGTTACGGTTTCCTGTCCGAGAATCCCGATTTCGTGGATGCGGTCGAGGCAGCAGGGCTGGTCTTTATCGGCCCATCGGCCAAGGCGATCCGGGCGATGGGGCTGAAGGATGCCGCCAAGGCACTGATGGAAGAGGCCGGGGTGCCGGTCGTGCCGGGCTATCACGGTGCGGATCAGGACCCCGCCCACCTGGCGCAGGAGGCCGGGAGGATCGGCTACCCGGTGCTGATCAAGGCCGTTGCGGGTGGTGGCGGCAAGGGGATGCGCCGGGTGGACGATCCCGGCGAGTTCGCCGATGCGCTGGCCTCGGCGCAATCCGAGGCGAGGAATGCTTTCGGCAATCCCGATGTGCTGATCGAGAAATACATCCTGCAGCCCCGCCATATCGAGGTGCAGGTCTTTGGCGACGGGCATCGCGCGGTTCACCTGTTCGAGCGGGATTGCTCCCTGCAGCGCCGCCACCAGAAGGTGATCGAGGAAGCCCCGGCCCCCGGCATGACGCCCGAGATGCGCAAGGTCATGGGCGCCGCCGCCACCCGCGCCGCCGAGGCGATCGGCTACAAGGGCGCGGGCACGATCGAGTTCATCGTCGATGGCAGCGAGGGGCTGCGGCCCGATGGTTTCTGGTTCATGGAGATGAATACCCGGCTGCAGGTCGAGCATCCCGTGACCGAGGCGATCACCGGCATCGATCTGGTCGAATGGCAGCTGCGCGTCGCCAGTGGCGAGCCCTTGCCCGCCCGGCAGGAGGATCTGCGGATCACCGGCCATGCCTTCGAGGCGCGGCTGTATGCCGAGGATGTCCCTGCGGGTTTCCTGCCCGCGACCGGACGGCTGGCGCATCTGCAATTCCCCGATGCCGCGCGGATCGAGACCGGCGTGCGGCAGGGCGATGCGATCAGCCCGTGGTACGATCCGATGATCGCCAAGATCGTGACCCATGGCCCGACCCGCGCGGTCGCCTTGCGAGCGCTGGAATCGGCCCTTGTCGATACCGAGGTGGCGGGCTCGGTCACCAATCTGGATTTCCTGATCGCGCTGACCCGGCATGAGGGCTTTCGCGAGGGCGAGGTGGATACCGGGCTGATCGGCAGCGACCTCGATGCTCTGGTCGCCGCCGCCGAAGCCGATCCCCGTGTCAGGGCGCTGGCGGTGGTCGGGCTGGCCGGGCTGGCCGACCCGCAGGTGAAGGGCGGGGCGACGCTCTGGCAGCCGCTGCGCCGGACAATCGCGTGGGAGGGCGGCGAGGCGGTGCTGGAGGTGCTTGGCCCCGGTGCCGCTCGGGTCACGCTGGACGGCACCGGCCACGAGGTGCGCTGGCAGGGCGGGCGCTGGTGGGTGGACGAGACCCTGATGCGTCACCGGATCGTCAGCCATGATGCCGGGGTCAGCGTCTTCGGGGGCCGCACCGTGCATCTGGTGCCGCTCGACCCGCTGGCCCGCGATGCCGCCGCCGCGGGTGACGAGGTCACGCTGGCGCCCATGCCGGGGCTGGTGAAATCCGTGCATGTGAAGGCCGGGCAGGCGGTGAAGGCGGGCGACCGGCTCGCCGTGCTGGAAGCGATGAAGATGGAGCACAGCTTGACCGCATGGCGCGACGGCGTGGTGGCCGAGGTGATGGCGAGCGCCGGGGATCAGGTCGAGGCGGGCGCGCCGCTGATCCGGCTGGAGGAGGAAGAGGAATGA
- a CDS encoding glutathione S-transferase family protein, which translates to MSDNPVLWHVPLSRSMRVRWLLEEIGCDYELRELSFFDKSMRQPPYSDIHPAGRVPALQVDGHLIRESGACIEYLCETRAPELMRAPGAEGRADWLNWLHFAETLGQHLANLTQHHIVLREDYMRSPTVMRLEAARLSRTLGLVAQTVAGQDWLMPEGFSGVDCAVGYSVYIAARFVRFDDRPALIAYLERCKARPAFRATLPKPGDQLIYAKEFYEVPDA; encoded by the coding sequence ATGAGCGATAATCCCGTCCTGTGGCATGTGCCGCTGTCGCGCTCGATGCGGGTGCGCTGGCTGCTCGAGGAAATCGGCTGCGATTACGAGCTGCGCGAATTGTCGTTCTTCGACAAGTCCATGCGCCAGCCTCCCTATAGCGATATCCATCCGGCGGGGCGTGTTCCCGCGCTGCAGGTGGACGGGCACCTGATCCGCGAATCCGGCGCCTGCATCGAGTATCTCTGCGAGACCCGCGCCCCTGAACTGATGCGCGCGCCCGGCGCCGAGGGGCGGGCCGATTGGCTGAACTGGCTGCATTTCGCCGAGACATTGGGACAGCATCTGGCCAACCTGACCCAGCATCACATCGTGCTGCGCGAGGATTACATGCGCTCGCCCACCGTGATGCGGCTGGAGGCGGCGCGCCTGTCGCGCACGCTCGGGCTGGTGGCGCAGACCGTCGCCGGGCAGGACTGGCTGATGCCCGAGGGTTTCTCGGGCGTCGATTGCGCGGTGGGTTATTCCGTCTATATCGCCGCGCGTTTCGTGCGCTTCGATGACCGCCCCGCGCTGATCGCCTATCTGGAGCGTTGCAAGGCGCGTCCGGCTTTCCGTGCGACCCTGCCAAAACCGGGCGATCAGTTGATCTATGCCAAGGAATTCTACGAGGTGCCCGATGCCTGA